The Swingsia samuiensis genome contains the following window.
GGCTTCTTCCCGGTTGATTCCTTAACATTAGAATACTTGCATCAAACAGGCCGAAGTGAGCAGCAAATTGCCTTAGTCGAAGCCTATCTTCGTGCTCAGAGCATGTTCCGGGATTCCTCTCTTCCTGACCCCGTTTTCTCTTCAACCGTGACTGTGGATTTATCCTCCATCACTCCTTCTCTTGCTGGCCCAAAACGCCCTCAAGACAGAGTAGACCTTTCCGCGGCATCCAGTTCTTTCCAAAAAGAACTTACAAAAAGTTTAGGGGTTAAACCTGAAAATATAACAAACACAGCTCCCCTCCCTCATGAGAACTATGCCCTTGAGCATGGATCCATCGTCATTGCTGCGATTACTTCCTGTACCAATACATCCAATCCGGCCGTTCTTATCGCTGCCGGTCTCGTGGCCCGCAAAGCACGCGCTTTAGGCCTTAAACCTCAACCTTGGGTCAAAACATCTCTCGCTCCTGGTTCTCAAGTTGTTACAGACTATCTGGATCGCGCTGGATTAACGGCAGACCTTAACGCGCTCGGTTTTGAAACGGTGGGGTATGGTTGCACAACATGCATCGGGAACTCAGGCCCGCTTGCTCCGGATATTATCCATACCATCGAGGCACATAAGCTTGTCGCTGTTTCCGTTTTATCTGGTAATCGTAACTTTGAAGGACGTATTTCTCCCCAAGTCCGTGCCAATTACCTCGCCAGCCCTCCTCTTGTGGTAGCCTACTCTCTTTTAGGAACGATGAGTAAAGATATTACCACTGCAACTCTTGGTCATACGCCCCAAGGGCACCCAATTACACTCAAAGATATTTGGCCCTCACATCAAGAAATCGCATCTTTAATGAGTTCTGCCGTCACACGAGAGGCCTTTGTTGAACGTTATAAACATATCACTCAAGGCACAGCTGAATGGCAATCCCTTGCTTCAGCAGACACAACACCTACGTTCAAATGGCAGCAGAACTCAACCTATATTCAAAGTCCGCCTTACTTTACACACCTCACCAAAGAGCCAACCACTCCCTCTAATATCGAAAATGCACGCATTCTTGCTCTCTTGGGAGATAACATTACTACAGATCACATCTCTCCTGCGGGATCCATATCCCCTTCCTCGCCAGCTGGGATGTATCTGCAAAATCATCAGGTGCCTCCTCAAGATTTTAACTCCTACGGCGCTCGCCGCGGAAATGACCGGATCATGGTTCGTGGAACATTCGCCAATATTCGTATTCGGAACGAAATGGCTCCCGGAACAGAAGGAGGCATGACCACTCACCACCCGGATGGGACTGTTATGTCCATTTACGATGCTGCTGAACTTTACAAAAAAGCCAAAACCCCTTTGGTCATTTTTGGCGGTAAAGAATATGGCATGGGCTCATCACGTGACTGGGCCGCAAAAGGAACACACCTTCTCGGTATTAAAGCCGTTATTGCTGAGAGTTTTGAACGAATACATCGCTCCAACCTCGTAGGGATGGGCGTTCTACCCCTCACCTTTGAAGAAGGAACAACACGCAACACGCTCAAACTCACTGGAGAAGAAACCATTACCATCACTGGGATTGATCATCTTCTTCCCAAAAAAATACTTAATATGACCATCCTATATACTGATGGTCACATTAAGCAGATACCATTGCTATGCCGTATTGATACATTGGATGAGGTCGAATATTACAAAAACGGCGGTATTCTACCATACGTTCTAAGAGATATGGCTAAAGCCTAAAATAAAAGGGAAGGCACATACCTACTGATATGTGCCTTCCCTTTTTCGTAGCAAGTATTAAACGATTACGCCTCAACAGGTAGACGGATCATATAATCAAAAGCGGCTAAAGAAGCTTTTGCACCTTCTCCCATCGCAATAACAATTTGCTTATAAGGGACTGTCGTTGCATCACCTGCTGCAAATACGCCCGGAACAGAAGTTGCTCCATGGTCATCCACAATGATTTCACCATGTGAACTTAGATCCAGCGCACCTTTTAACCATTCAGTATTCGGAATCAGGCCAATCTGAACAAACACACCATCTGTATTAATGCGCTTTTCTTCACCATGCTCATCTTTATAAACAAGGCAGGTGACTTCTTCACCATTCCCCTCAATATGAGTTGTTAAAGCGTTGGTGTGAACAGTCACATTTGGTAAGCTCAAAAGCTTATCTTGCAAGACTTTATCCGCTTTCAAACGTGGGCCTCTTTGAAGCAACGTTACGTGCGAAACAATATTGGCCAGATCAATCGCAGCTTCAACACCACTATTTCCCCCGCCTGTAATGACCACCGGGCGCCCTTTATAAAATGGGCCGTCACAATGCGGGCAATACGCAACACCTTTCGTGCGGTAGTCATCCTCTCCCGGTACACTTAGTTGCCGCCAGCTCGCACCTGTTGCCAATATAACCGTCTTAGAACGTAGCTTTGCCCCGCTTTCTAACACGATTTCATGCAATCCCCCCGTACGCTCTGCTGGGACCAATTGAGCAGCCCGCTGCCCAGAGATGATTTGTACATCATATTGACGTACATGCGCTTCCAACTCAGCAGAAAGCTTTGGTCCATCGGTTTCTTTAACGGAAATGAAATTCTCAATGCCAGCCGTATCCATCACTTGGCCGCCAAAACGATCCGCAATTAGACCGGTACGCAGTCCTTTACGCGCAGCATAAATAGCCGCTGTTGCTCCCGCTGGACCAGCACCTAGAACAAGCACTTCAAAAGGTGCGGTATCATTCAATTTCTCCGCCGCCTTCTCAACTGAACTTGTATCCAGTTTTCCGAGAATCCCAGCAATATCCAGGCGTCCAGAAGAGAATGGTTCTCCATTGAGATAAACCTGCGGAACAGAACGTATCCCTAGCTTTTCTACCTCTGCCTGAAAATCAGCACCATCAATGGCAGTATGTTTAATATTGGGGTTCAGAACACTGATTGTATTCAGTGCCTGCACCACATCTGGGCAGTTCTGGCAAGATTGAGAAAAATATGTTTCAAATTTTAGATCACCCTTGAGAGCCTTAATTTGCTCTATAATATCTTCATCTACTTTGGGCGGATGACCACTCACTTGCAAAAGCGCTAAAACAAGGGACGTAAATTCATGCCCCATTGGAATGCCCGCGAAAGAAACTTCTTCAGAAGAGCCTGCGCGACGAATGGTAAAGGAGGGACGTCTGTCGGATTGACCGGCGTCAGAGAATGTAACCTTGTCTGATAAACTGGCGATGTCTTCCAGCAAATCACGCATTTCTTTTGAACGCGCATCAGAGCCAAGGCTCGCTTGCAGCACGACATCATTCCGCAGGTACTGCATATAGGCGCGCATCTGGCTTTTCAGGTCGTCCTGAAGCATTATTTTTCTCCAACGATTTCAAAATAGAAATATAAAATTATACTTCACCAAAGGAAGCATATGGTGAGGTCTTACTGACCTCACCAGAAGCAAAATTAGATCTTACCGATCAAATCAAGAGATGGCTTTAGTGTTTCACCACCTTCTTTCCATTTTGCTGGGCAAACTTCACCTGGGTGTTTTGCAACATATTGAGCTGCACGAACCTTATCAAGAAGTTCCGTTGCGCTACGGCCAACACCACCGGCTGTAATTTCGATGTATTGGATCTTGCCTTCTGGGTCGATCAAGAAGGTGCCACGGTCAGCTACACCAGCTTCTTCAATGTAAACATCAAAGTTACGAGCGATACGAGCTGTTGGGTCACCAAGCATTGTGTACTTGATTTTGCCAATAGCTGGAGATGTGTCATGCCACGCTTTATGTGTGAAGTGCTTATCTGTTGATACAGAATAGATTTCTACACCAAGCTTTTGGAATTCAGCGTAATGATCTGCAAGATCTTCCAACTC
Protein-coding sequences here:
- the acnA gene encoding aconitate hydratase AcnA, coding for MKTAGQKPLKNHETLTVSGREYNFFSIHAAAEKFGDITHLPISLKILLENILRFSDDQPHASENAQAVVDWVKQRSSHHEIPFKPARILMQDFTGVPAVVDLAAMRDGIIALNQDPRKVNPLVPVDLVIDHSVMVDVAGRSDSLQKNVSLEFQRNHERYAFLRWGQEAFDQFRVVPPGAGICHQINLEYLSQVVWTKDIDGVTFAYPDTLFGTDSHTTMVNGLGVLGWGVGGIEAEAAMLGQPISMLIPDVVGVRLEGILPEGTTATDLVLTITEALRAKGVVGKFVEFYGSALDHLPVADRATIANMAPEYGATCGFFPVDSLTLEYLHQTGRSEQQIALVEAYLRAQSMFRDSSLPDPVFSSTVTVDLSSITPSLAGPKRPQDRVDLSAASSSFQKELTKSLGVKPENITNTAPLPHENYALEHGSIVIAAITSCTNTSNPAVLIAAGLVARKARALGLKPQPWVKTSLAPGSQVVTDYLDRAGLTADLNALGFETVGYGCTTCIGNSGPLAPDIIHTIEAHKLVAVSVLSGNRNFEGRISPQVRANYLASPPLVVAYSLLGTMSKDITTATLGHTPQGHPITLKDIWPSHQEIASLMSSAVTREAFVERYKHITQGTAEWQSLASADTTPTFKWQQNSTYIQSPPYFTHLTKEPTTPSNIENARILALLGDNITTDHISPAGSISPSSPAGMYLQNHQVPPQDFNSYGARRGNDRIMVRGTFANIRIRNEMAPGTEGGMTTHHPDGTVMSIYDAAELYKKAKTPLVIFGGKEYGMGSSRDWAAKGTHLLGIKAVIAESFERIHRSNLVGMGVLPLTFEEGTTRNTLKLTGEETITITGIDHLLPKKILNMTILYTDGHIKQIPLLCRIDTLDEVEYYKNGGILPYVLRDMAKA
- the ahpF gene encoding alkyl hydroperoxide reductase subunit F — its product is MLQDDLKSQMRAYMQYLRNDVVLQASLGSDARSKEMRDLLEDIASLSDKVTFSDAGQSDRRPSFTIRRAGSSEEVSFAGIPMGHEFTSLVLALLQVSGHPPKVDEDIIEQIKALKGDLKFETYFSQSCQNCPDVVQALNTISVLNPNIKHTAIDGADFQAEVEKLGIRSVPQVYLNGEPFSSGRLDIAGILGKLDTSSVEKAAEKLNDTAPFEVLVLGAGPAGATAAIYAARKGLRTGLIADRFGGQVMDTAGIENFISVKETDGPKLSAELEAHVRQYDVQIISGQRAAQLVPAERTGGLHEIVLESGAKLRSKTVILATGASWRQLSVPGEDDYRTKGVAYCPHCDGPFYKGRPVVITGGGNSGVEAAIDLANIVSHVTLLQRGPRLKADKVLQDKLLSLPNVTVHTNALTTHIEGNGEEVTCLVYKDEHGEEKRINTDGVFVQIGLIPNTEWLKGALDLSSHGEIIVDDHGATSVPGVFAAGDATTVPYKQIVIAMGEGAKASLAAFDYMIRLPVEA
- the ahpC gene encoding alkyl hydroperoxide reductase subunit C, with product MVRINSSLAPFSTEAFRDGKFLTVTDADVRGKWSVFFFYPADFTFVCPTELEDLADHYAEFQKLGVEIYSVSTDKHFTHKAWHDTSPAIGKIKYTMLGDPTARIARNFDVYIEEAGVADRGTFLIDPEGKIQYIEITAGGVGRSATELLDKVRAAQYVAKHPGEVCPAKWKEGGETLKPSLDLIGKI